One genomic window of Cellulophaga sp. Hel_I_12 includes the following:
- a CDS encoding amidohydrolase: MSSRFSLLGTMAIALLFLGSCADSNKEFATMIIHGGTIYTVDSTQTTVEAVAIKDNTILFAGSLAEAESYKNEQTQDMDLQGKTMTPGLIEGHGHFMGLGYNELQLDLMNTNSYQEIIDAVAERVKTAKPGEWIVGRGWHQSKWDSIPSDNVMGFQTHYRLSEVSPDNPVYLSHASGHAGFANEKAMEIAGLQVVNPEGFKSFEIEGGEVIVDKSGRPTGIFNERAQSLIGKHIPQKTTETNTQAFNLAVEACYKNGITSFHDAGIGREAISLYDEMKAKDNMGIRIYAMLTGWDEELLKEWYSKGPQVDPDHRFTIRSVKLNCDGALGARGAWLLEPYTDRPDHFGHETLPMEFVKETALNGLQHGFQVCAHAIGDRANREILDRYEAALNEASKLGTDHRFRIEHAQHLHPDDIPRFAELSVIPAMQAVHMSSDRPWAIDRLGEKRIKEGAYMWQALLQSGVPIVNGTDVPVEPINPIASFYASVSRKTLKGMPEGGYEPEQKMTRAQALKSYTLDAAYGAFEEAIKGSISAGKLADFTIYNQDLMTVPEDDILKTKIAMTIFDGKVVYQAKD, encoded by the coding sequence ATGTCATCACGATTTTCTCTTTTAGGCACCATGGCCATTGCCCTACTATTTTTGGGTTCTTGTGCCGATTCGAACAAAGAATTTGCCACCATGATTATTCATGGGGGAACCATTTACACGGTCGACTCGACCCAAACCACCGTTGAGGCAGTAGCTATAAAAGATAACACCATTCTTTTTGCGGGAAGTTTGGCCGAAGCGGAGAGCTACAAAAACGAACAAACCCAAGATATGGACTTACAAGGAAAGACCATGACGCCAGGTTTAATTGAAGGCCATGGTCATTTTATGGGTTTAGGCTATAATGAACTACAGCTCGATCTAATGAATACGAACAGCTACCAAGAAATTATTGATGCGGTGGCAGAACGCGTAAAAACGGCGAAACCGGGTGAGTGGATTGTAGGCAGAGGTTGGCACCAAAGTAAGTGGGATAGTATTCCTTCTGACAATGTCATGGGCTTTCAAACACACTATAGGCTTAGTGAGGTGTCTCCTGACAATCCTGTATATTTAAGTCACGCTAGTGGCCATGCGGGCTTTGCCAATGAAAAAGCAATGGAAATTGCTGGTTTACAAGTGGTAAATCCAGAAGGTTTTAAAAGCTTTGAAATTGAAGGTGGCGAAGTAATCGTTGATAAATCGGGTAGACCCACTGGTATTTTTAATGAGCGTGCGCAATCCTTAATTGGTAAGCACATCCCTCAAAAGACCACAGAAACAAATACCCAAGCTTTTAATCTAGCTGTCGAAGCCTGTTATAAAAACGGGATAACTAGTTTTCATGATGCGGGGATTGGTCGAGAAGCCATATCTCTTTATGATGAAATGAAAGCGAAGGATAATATGGGGATAAGAATTTATGCCATGCTTACGGGATGGGATGAAGAACTGCTGAAGGAGTGGTACTCAAAAGGACCACAGGTAGATCCAGACCATCGTTTTACCATTCGTTCGGTAAAATTAAATTGTGATGGAGCTTTAGGAGCACGCGGGGCTTGGCTTTTAGAACCCTACACAGACCGTCCAGACCATTTTGGCCATGAAACACTTCCGATGGAATTTGTGAAAGAAACGGCATTAAATGGCTTACAGCATGGGTTTCAAGTATGTGCCCATGCCATAGGGGATAGGGCCAATAGAGAAATTCTAGATCGCTATGAGGCTGCATTAAATGAAGCTTCAAAATTAGGTACCGATCATAGGTTTCGTATTGAGCACGCACAGCATTTGCATCCAGATGATATTCCTAGGTTTGCCGAATTAAGTGTGATTCCCGCGATGCAAGCGGTGCACATGTCTTCCGACAGGCCTTGGGCTATTGATCGTTTAGGGGAAAAACGCATTAAGGAAGGCGCCTATATGTGGCAAGCCTTATTGCAAAGTGGTGTTCCCATTGTAAATGGTACCGATGTTCCGGTAGAACCTATTAACCCTATTGCTAGTTTTTATGCCAGCGTGAGTAGAAAAACATTGAAAGGGATGCCAGAAGGTGGTTACGAACCCGAACAAAAAATGACCAGAGCTCAAGCTTTAAAATCATATACTTTAGACGCTGCTTATGGTGCTTTTGAAGAAGCGATTAAAGGCTCTATCAGTGCTGGTAAGCTGGCCGATTTTACGATTTACAATCAAGATTTAATGACCGTTCCCGAAGATGATATTTTAAAGACTAAAATAGCAATGACTATTTTTGATGGAAAGGTCGTTTATCAGGCAAAAGATTAA
- a CDS encoding amidase — MNIFKFFARFTLLFVCVSSCKPTEQKKNFKIEELSITAIHKAYEEGEYNSQELVKAYIEAIHTSDDKINAITIINPNAEQTACALDEEYQRTKVLRPLHGIPIIIKDNINTTGLPTTAGAFALQDFVPDENAFVIDKLIEAGAIILAKSNMAEWAFSAKHTESSTHGTTLNPYNRDYVPAGSSGGTAAAVAANFALGGLGTDTGNSIRGPSSHTALVGFRTTIGLISREGIVPLFLRNDVVGPMCRSVEDATKIMEVMVGVDAKDPSTQNSINKTPENYRQYLVANGLEGARIGVLRELSDDKIDTDIQVLFEKAISDLDSLGAVIIDPLVIPNFSRLRQNQWCASFRTDVESFLATYVKRDSLKTLEDIIRIGSTSDYSKEQLIESTTAKGRWGDSDAECLDAYHDVHRIAFREAIENVMDSLNIQAIIYPSWNNKPAHFDRFQEEYKGDNSQIIAPHTGQPAFTVPMGFSAEQLPAGLQFLGRMYDEPTLIKITYGYEQGTKHRIPPSL, encoded by the coding sequence ATGAATATATTTAAATTTTTTGCAAGATTTACGCTGCTTTTTGTTTGTGTAAGTTCTTGTAAACCAACGGAGCAAAAAAAGAATTTCAAGATTGAAGAACTAAGCATTACTGCTATTCACAAAGCCTATGAGGAAGGTGAATACAATAGTCAAGAGCTAGTGAAGGCCTATATAGAAGCTATACATACCAGTGATGACAAAATTAATGCCATCACGATCATCAATCCTAATGCGGAACAAACAGCATGTGCTCTTGACGAAGAATACCAGCGTACCAAGGTTTTACGCCCGCTTCATGGTATTCCGATTATCATTAAAGACAACATCAACACAACAGGTTTACCGACGACTGCTGGTGCTTTCGCCCTTCAAGATTTTGTTCCGGACGAAAACGCATTTGTGATTGATAAACTTATAGAGGCAGGTGCAATTATTCTCGCAAAATCAAATATGGCCGAATGGGCCTTTTCTGCCAAGCATACAGAAAGCTCTACCCATGGAACAACCTTAAACCCTTACAATCGCGATTATGTTCCTGCGGGTTCAAGCGGTGGTACGGCGGCAGCGGTGGCTGCAAACTTTGCCCTAGGTGGTTTGGGTACTGATACAGGGAATTCTATTCGAGGCCCTTCATCGCACACAGCGCTAGTAGGGTTTAGAACTACGATTGGCCTCATCAGTAGAGAAGGAATCGTTCCTTTATTTTTAAGAAATGATGTGGTCGGCCCCATGTGCCGCAGCGTCGAAGATGCCACAAAAATAATGGAAGTAATGGTGGGTGTAGATGCAAAAGACCCTAGTACTCAAAATTCTATCAATAAAACACCTGAGAACTATCGACAATATTTAGTTGCAAATGGCTTAGAGGGGGCTAGAATAGGTGTTCTTAGGGAGCTCAGCGATGATAAAATTGATACTGATATTCAAGTTTTATTTGAAAAAGCAATTTCGGATTTAGATTCCTTAGGCGCTGTCATCATTGACCCCCTAGTAATTCCTAATTTTAGCAGGCTTAGACAAAACCAATGGTGCGCTAGCTTTAGAACTGATGTGGAGTCTTTTTTAGCGACCTATGTAAAAAGAGACAGCCTTAAAACCTTAGAAGATATTATTAGAATCGGTAGCACTTCTGACTATTCAAAAGAACAATTAATAGAGAGTACCACGGCGAAAGGAAGGTGGGGAGATTCTGATGCCGAATGTTTAGATGCGTACCATGATGTACATAGAATTGCTTTTCGAGAAGCCATAGAAAATGTTATGGACTCCTTAAATATACAGGCAATTATCTATCCCTCATGGAATAATAAACCAGCCCATTTTGACCGTTTTCAGGAAGAATATAAAGGAGATAACAGCCAAATAATTGCACCTCATACAGGACAACCCGCCTTTACAGTCCCCATGGGTTTTAGTGCTGAACAGCTGCCTGCAGGTCTTCAATTTCTTGGAAGGATGTATGACGAGCCAACTTTAATCAAAATAACCTATGGCTACGAGCAGGGTACAAAACACAGAATTCCACCATCACTTTAG
- a CDS encoding 2-hydroxyacid dehydrogenase has product MKIAVFSTKSYDQEYFEKYSKDVSNSFSFFETALTSDTANLTIGFDVVCVFVNDNVDKNTIEILSKNGVKLIVLRCAGFNNVDVEAAKNKHIKVVRVPAYSPEAVSEHAVALILTLNRKTHKAYNRVREGNFSLKNLIGFNLKGKTIGVIGTGQIGKTFCQIMIGFGCKIIAFDVLQSEELIALGVRYLPVHEVFKQSDILSLHCPLNSNTKHIINKTSIAQMKEGVMIINTSRGALINTFDVIQGLSNKKIGYLGIDVYEQEENLFFEDFSERIIPDDLLLRLNSFPNVLITSHQAFFTKEAMAEITTTTLDNIKAFEKNQELVNEVK; this is encoded by the coding sequence ATGAAGATAGCCGTATTTAGTACAAAATCATATGATCAAGAATATTTTGAAAAGTATAGCAAAGATGTTTCGAATAGTTTTTCGTTCTTTGAAACAGCGCTTACTAGTGACACGGCTAATCTAACCATAGGCTTTGATGTCGTATGCGTTTTTGTAAACGATAATGTGGATAAAAATACCATTGAAATACTTTCAAAAAATGGCGTTAAACTAATTGTATTACGATGCGCCGGATTTAATAATGTTGATGTTGAAGCTGCGAAAAACAAGCACATTAAAGTTGTTCGTGTGCCCGCATACTCCCCTGAGGCAGTATCGGAACATGCAGTGGCCTTAATACTAACCTTAAACAGAAAAACACACAAAGCCTACAATAGAGTCCGAGAAGGAAACTTTTCATTAAAAAATTTAATTGGGTTTAATCTAAAGGGTAAGACCATTGGCGTCATTGGCACGGGTCAGATTGGTAAAACCTTTTGCCAAATAATGATAGGATTTGGCTGTAAGATTATTGCTTTTGATGTTTTACAATCAGAAGAATTGATCGCTTTAGGCGTACGTTATCTTCCAGTACATGAGGTATTTAAACAATCAGATATTTTGTCTTTACATTGCCCATTAAATAGCAATACCAAACATATCATCAACAAAACGTCTATAGCTCAAATGAAAGAAGGGGTTATGATTATCAATACCAGTAGAGGTGCATTGATAAATACATTCGATGTCATCCAAGGGCTTTCGAATAAAAAAATCGGCTACTTAGGAATTGATGTTTATGAACAAGAAGAAAATCTTTTTTTTGAAGATTTTTCAGAACGTATCATACCAGATGATCTTTTATTACGACTCAATAGTTTTCCCAATGTATTGATCACTTCTCATCAAGCATTTTTTACGAAAGAAGCGATGGCCGAAATTACCACGACGACATTGGATAATATTAAGGCTTTTGAAAAAAACCAAGAATTAGTAAATGAAGTAAAATAA
- a CDS encoding SDR family oxidoreductase has product MKQAITHTKEKVVWITGASSGIGKAMAFEWARLGYKVVVSARRKELLEKIALEIRHSGGEVLVVPVDIMEEASIEDAVQRIISAWGRLDITVANAGFGVFGSIAKLTAKDWDRQLRGNVTGLALTVKYALPHLKQNRGRIGLLGSVGAYLPNPNVGAYGASKAAVHSIGLTLQVELKGTGVTCTTIHPGFVESEIARIDNEGLWHPERSDPRPSKLMWPTDKAAKVIVKAIIKRKRTYIFTTHGRVFVWLQRWFPSLVRTIVAKGPKPE; this is encoded by the coding sequence ATGAAACAAGCCATAACACATACAAAAGAAAAGGTTGTTTGGATAACAGGTGCTTCGTCCGGAATAGGCAAGGCCATGGCCTTTGAGTGGGCAAGATTAGGATATAAAGTGGTTGTTTCTGCCAGACGCAAAGAACTATTAGAAAAAATCGCTCTAGAGATTCGCCATTCGGGTGGTGAAGTATTGGTCGTCCCTGTTGATATTATGGAAGAAGCATCCATAGAAGATGCTGTTCAAAGAATTATAAGCGCTTGGGGACGTTTAGATATTACTGTGGCCAATGCTGGATTTGGTGTTTTTGGAAGTATAGCTAAATTAACGGCTAAAGATTGGGACAGACAATTACGAGGCAATGTCACAGGCTTAGCCTTAACAGTAAAATATGCGCTACCACACTTGAAGCAAAACCGGGGTCGGATTGGTTTACTCGGCAGTGTAGGGGCTTATCTTCCTAATCCTAATGTAGGTGCCTATGGCGCGTCAAAAGCAGCGGTTCATTCGATTGGTCTGACTTTACAAGTTGAATTAAAGGGTACTGGGGTGACCTGTACAACGATACATCCTGGCTTTGTGGAGTCTGAGATTGCCAGAATTGATAATGAAGGCCTTTGGCATCCTGAACGTTCAGATCCACGTCCGTCAAAATTAATGTGGCCAACAGATAAAGCGGCAAAAGTTATCGTGAAAGCCATAATTAAGCGAAAAAGAACCTATATTTTCACAACGCACGGAAGAGTTTTTGTTTGGTTGCAGCGCTGGTTTCCTAGCTTGGTGAGAACTATTGTTGCCAAAGGTCCAAAACCAGAATAA